One stretch of Papaver somniferum cultivar HN1 unplaced genomic scaffold, ASM357369v1 unplaced-scaffold_154, whole genome shotgun sequence DNA includes these proteins:
- the LOC113336789 gene encoding 1-aminocyclopropane-1-carboxylate oxidase homolog 6-like, protein MGSVQAGEVPHYDRNKELKAFDETKIGVKGIVDMGIEKIPRIFVRTQDEFTEDLAYTDAAKDQFQTPVIDLQGIDHRRNEIIHEIRRASMTWGFFQLVNHEIPMSVTNEMIEGIRRFHEGNVEVKEKLYVKDLSQKVQYDSNYDLYKSRSANWRDTFRRRLLNPDPIDPQLLPDTCRDIVVEYWKHIMSLGETLAELLSEALGLHKDQLKGMDCTQYLIFLMTTAR, encoded by the exons ATGGGGAGTGTCCAAGCTGGAGAAGTGCCCCATTATGATCGGAACAAAGAGTTGAAGGCCTTTGATGAAACAAAAATTGGTGTCAAAGGGATTGTTGATATGGGAATTGAAAAGATTCCTCGCATTTTTGTTCGGACACAAGATGAGTTCACCGAGGACTTGGCTTATACAGATGCTGCAAAGGATCAGTTCCAGACTCCGGTTATTGACCTCCAAGGCATTGATCATCGGCGCAACGAGATTATCCATGAGATTAGACGTGCATCCATGACTTGGGGATTTTTTCAGTTGGTGAATCATGAAATACCTATGAGTGTGACCAATGAAATGATCGAAGGAATACGTAGGTTTCATGAGGGAAATGTGGAGGTGAAGGAAAAGCTATACGTGAAAGACCTCAGCCAAAAAGTACAGTATGATAGCAACTATGATCTTTATAAATCAAGATCTGCTAATTGGAGGGATACCTTTAGGCGTCGTTTGTTAAATCCAGATCCTATAGATCCTCAACTATTGCCTGACACTTGCCG GGATATAGTAGTTGAGTACTGGAAGCATATTATGAGCCTAGGAGAAACTCTTGCTGAGTTATTATCAGAGGCTTTAGGACTACACAAGGACCAGCTTAAAGGCATGGATTGTACTCAATACTTGATATTCttaatgacaactgcaagatga